The following DNA comes from Solanum stenotomum isolate F172 chromosome 11, ASM1918654v1, whole genome shotgun sequence.
ATGGTCCACGGACCGTGCTGTCTAGGCGTCAAATGGGACTGAGACTAGGGAGTTTTGGGGACCATTGGGAGGCTAAGTCTTGACTCATGACTCCCATCTATGGGGTGTGAGTCAGTCCATGCCTCGTGGTCCCTATTTCGTGAATTAAACTGCTTTTAGACAACTTTTCGAGCAGCCTCTTGGCCCTCATCAAGGACACTTGGGGGGTCTTTGGGGGGGCCATGCCTTGACGTTTAAGGACTTAAACACTAGTGCTAAGTTAGGAAAATCATTTTAGGACTTCTCCCTTACATTTTAACTTCATTAGGCTACTAGACTACacattaggctctagcttaggtcattagatttccggggtgttacaatctCTGCATCGCGAACTAGTTTctagacagtgatttcttgatcgtttctcatgtttaactatctaaaaacactcctaaacatcatgagatccttcttatcacaaatcacaatccttgaatccatattcaaggaaagttaagagtcaagtcaagagaagttaagagtcaagtcaaaaggttaagagttaagtcaagagaagttcataaagtatttcaaaagtctttcacaaacgttttaaccttgttttaagacttaagcttgaGTTGAGGAAAGAGTAAGAGTAaggttcatttcttcaaagattatacgggaactaagtattcccaagagttaaaaatgttttcatatttgagcaagaagggaaacaccgatttccaagagatcttttaagctaagttttgagtaattatctcaaaccaaagaaagaagttttgttttaaaaacatatgagctaagtaaattttgggagtagtattgagcaccgatatggggatgcgagtttataataactcaagtctccataaaccatgtaaccatcatgggtagtaaatgatcatactttttagatgattccttaagtgctttttagcatagactagttgatccacttagttaaggcgttctatatgacagcaaagtataggacaattttggcagcgtgggcaagacgttgcatcaccacttaggctcatagtggtggttgtcagttagagaaactctcacaatattacattaatttattatatgagtaatttgagttgttattgcattttctttaacaaactgagttgatttctactattttaaaaagccttatatatattgcatatgtattattgctttatattgagttaagttattcgtGAGTTGAGTAAaaccaaggtaagtgtttctttcagatttctttcaagcttatgttatgtttagtattcccctcgcatactcgtacattcaatgtactaatgtcatttgtcctgcatcattttatgatgcaaacacatgtaatcaggatcaacatccagggcctcgttgatccagttgaccactcagagtcagttggtgagcctctttgctttccgaaggactccttttactttgctttctagtattttagttgttaggatgatcgggggttttgtcccgacatcccttcttgttttagaggcttcattgaCAATTAGTAGtttagttgtctttacattattatttcatatgttaagacttgagttgtcattttggccAGGTTGAATGTTTGATCTTTAAacgttctaagttattttattaaacggTTGAGTAGaagtgcatttgatcattgtaataatgcttagagttttccgctgagtaagtaagccaggcaaagggtttgcttggggccagcaatggttctcgagtgccagccacgtccagggtgtaggctcgaggcgtaaCAAATATGTACCAGGCATAGTACCGAATCAACCAATAAACACAAACATCACACGGTCACACCTACATTGAATACAACCACACTTGCAAGACTACACGTAGTTAAGACATATTCGTGGCATGAGATCGACAACAATATATGTATCAATGCACATTAATTATTCCTTTATTCCATGAACACGTATTGTACAAGTATTGCTAATGGAACGGTCAACATGTACCCATAACGTAATAAAAACAACTCAATCATCACCAACCTCAAATCAAGTATGAACGCCGTATTGAAGTTAAGCCTTTCCTTTATTATGAAACTTAGTTTGTTTTTTATGTATACACACCAATACAACACAAAATGACCTAAATAATTCTCAATCATTTCGTAATCTCAAACCCTATGCCAGTCTCATGATCATTCTCACCAATCCAGGACTTTTCCATCCTTAATTCACTTGAAACTGTCTATGTTATGGTTACATTAGCGAATTACAAATATTTAATCATGAACAATATTTTATACCAAGTTTAAGGGCTTCTACATTCAAACCTGCCAAAGTGAAAGGAGGGGTATTCTTGAATCAAAAATAAAGATTAAGTGTATTTTAAGACCAAATGGGGaaataagggtatttttgaatCATTTTCAATAGGATAGAGGTATTCTTGAGCCAAAAAATAAGTTGAGGATATTTTTCAGAAGGTGATTTATGATATTTATGAGCCGTTTTTCATAATTGAAGGATATTTACTTCCACTTTTTTACTCCctttatccctaattacttgtccattttgacaaatcaagaaaggattaaaaaaatttctccattatatcctcaatttattactttgaaaaatattgaacttctggaaaatcttaagttttcaattcatccacttcataattaatagggataaaatgataaactcactatatcaattattgttttcttaataagtgtgtccatttaaaagtggacaagtaattaagaacaGGGAGAGTATTAgttaaatgaatattaaaataaaaaaattcttcaatAATAATGtacttttatttagaaaaaaaagtgtttaaaaagaaaataatgcagTAATATATTTATTAGGACAAAGACTTTTTTGGGACAAAACACCACATTTTTAGACATCTTTATTTCATTTCACAAAGATATTTTTGTCCCTAAAAAATATAATCCCTGTCCCAATTTACGTGGCACTTGTTTGGAACTCAAAATCCGAAAAGTGCCATTGGGGAGGGAGAATGAAAACTTTGATAAATACGATCCTGTCTTGGCATCTAGCCATTGGTTTGGTAAGCTGCTAATAATTTTTGTATTGAAAGGTATTAACCAATCCACAACATTCTTGGTTCTGCTCAAATTtcatttgaggaaaaaaaatggtGATGTGGGTATTTGGATATGGATCTCTAATTTGGAAGCCTGGCTTTAACTACGATGATCGTCTTTTCGGTTTTATCAAAGGCTATCGTCGTGTCTTTTATCAAGGTAaaccttttatttttgagtGTGTTTTGTATATACATTGAATGCTTGTGAATGTTACTATGTCATATGCTTCTTTCTGATAGtcaaaatgaaagaattaatCTTTGACAACTATATATAGTTGGTCTAGTTAGTGGAGAGTTAATAGAAGTATAAATATGTGTTATGTAGGCAGTACTGATCACAGAGGGACACCAGAATTCCCAGGTAGAACAGTGACACTGGAGCCTGCTGAAGGAGAAATTTGTGTGagtgtttctttctttttacattaACCCATGTCATGTTTGTCTTTACTTGTCAATGTATTGACTACCTTGTTCGTCTCTTTTTCTGCTATATCCCAACTTATCCATGTGGCTCAATTCTTAAATGTATTTGGTTGCCAAGTTTATGAGGCTGGAAGAGTCAAAGAGaatggaaaaataaatatactatGAAGAAATGTCAcaaaaaagttttaatatattaacttttttttagtgACACTAAAGATTAGCATGTTGCCATAGCATCTCCACTACATCATTTCATTTTCGATCTGCtttgaattgttttttcttgagcTGAATCagggaaacaacctctctacctcccaaggtaggggtaaggtttgtgtacTCTATACCCTCCCCACCCCAACTTGTGCAATTACATTGGGTattttaatgttgttgttgtactaaAGATTAACATGAAATTGCCTTCTTGTTGCCTGTGTAtgatcttctctttttctcctATTAATTTGTGCTGATTTTCATTTACTTAATCTGAAATGCTTCAAGaaggtgattttttttctttttagcagTTTCACCCTGCTGTTCTAATATTCTTCAGGAAGCTGTAGAATAGAAATAGAGTAAGATCATCTAATTTTCCttccaaagaaaagaaaaaggtgtTTGATATGACAGGTGAACTCAATGGATTTGATTCGTTCCATAACTATTGATCTAAAAGTACTTGTGTATGTTAAGAAGGGAGCAAATTAGACAGTTAAATCAATTGAAGCCTTGATTACCACCTCTCAAGTTCCCCGACTGATCCCACGATAGAGTTGGGCGATCTTGATGCTTTCCAAAATATTGAAGTTCcacataaatatgttttttttttaagattaaaattaatcaaataaagtGATGCGTTCACTTTTATTCCAATGTCTGTACGAAAAGGAAATTGAAAATGGTGAATAGATTATCATATATATGGATCCTAGTTTCTCGTGAAGATACTTCCTTGTTTAATGTTTCCATTTTTGTTTGTTCCAATCTAAACAAGagatatatattaaaattatccttcatctttttcttcatgtaagttgttttcttttgtttgagtAAGATTGTTCAAGCAAATCTAATACCTCCAACCTTGTCTATACATTTGCTAAAGGGATTAGTAGAAGTTATATAACAGAACTGTACATAAAGTCCTTGTGGGCAAGCTTTCTCAAAGTATTCTGCATAGTAGAGATACCTGGAAACTAAATAAGAGTGTTTCAAGCTGGTGCGCTTCCTAGTTCCTTCAAGTGTATAATAAGGCAGATCATGCTTTTTAAAGAGGGCAAGAAGAATTTATCTGTTACTTTGTCTTGAAGGAAGAAAGAACTTCGTAAGATGTTGATTTTGGTTATTGGTGCCATTGGACTATGCACGGTTCTTCTCACTACTGGATGCCTAATATGTTCGTGGAGTACTGCTAGAGATTCGGTATAGAGCTGCCTTTGTCTCACTGGATGCTTCCTTAGAAGCTATTGGCTGGCTGCTTAGTCTAGGTTAGGATGCTAATATGAGGAACCTTCTCTTATATGCCTTTCAGTTGtcctaaaaaatgaaaaacactTTCATTCTTCTAGGTTGTTGTATGGATTCACAGGTGATGATGCACAACGTTTCCTTCTATATGCACTTCTTCTGATTCTATACAATTCCTTTGTTACAGTTGGTCCTAATGCACTAGGTATTAATGTGATTCAATGGCTGATATCGTTACGTTAAATCACTATTATATAAGTCCGAAACAATGTCTGATTGATGCAAAGGAAAATAGTGTCTGATTTAATGGCCGTctgttgttttcttttgtattcctGTTATTCAAATGTCTGATTGATGCAAGGGGATACAAAAAGGAAAGAGTATGAAGTTTGTATACTCTGAAAGAAGATAATAAAGCTATCCTTCTTCGTGTCTCTTTCCTTCCCTCTCCTCTTGTGTATCCAATCAAAGCACTGTGTATCTGTTTCTCATTGCTTTCTTAGACGATCAACTTAGTAGTGAAGTCTCTGATTAACCAGTGCAATGCACAATCTGCAGAGCATATTCTTTGCAGCAACAACGTATCTCCTCAATgagaaaaaggaacaaagaggcCTGTGAATGCTATTTTATGTCATGAGATTTATCTGCTTATGTGTGACCAATTCCCAATAGTTGAAACTGATGACTCTTTACACTTACAGTGGGGTATGGCCTACAAGATAACAAAGGAGGAAGATCAAGAAGTTGCACTGACAGtaggtttttcttttatatgtgTTCTTTTGTCTTATCCTTTTTCCATATGAAAGATTGTAAactatatgttatttttatgcTTGTGTTTACCATATGTGAGAATTCAAATTGTGCTATTGTGAGATATACATTTGAGGCACATCCCATTCTTACTGTTTGAAAGTAATGAAGTGTTATCTTGCTGTCTTAAAATCTATTGACTTTATGCACTGAAGAGTCGAGGAGCAGgggcgtatctagagggggtaccgtgggttcacgtgaacccatgctcccctctctagataatatatagtagtgttatattttttataaaatatttaaatataaatgtgtgaaCCCGcgttcaaagtatcatataattaTACGACGATGATTGGGTGCATCCCTCTAAGTgaggatagaaatttaaatctcaTATCTGTCTTGTCTTTTACTAACACCTCTCTAAGTGGTTATTGGTTATACTTTTGGCGTTTCAactaattattcttttgtttttttcctttaatctttcaaaattttcaagtgcgttacattgaaaattcctaaaaaaaactaacactgtaagttttttatataattaaatcaaatatgtatattaaaatttaaaactagtagcaTTATAtgttttggacctataatttttaaaatttaatggttcatattaaaaacctaaaagtcaaaccaatcaaatttatatttaagatatatttttttgtaattgtgcACCCATCTTGCGAAAATCCTGAATACGCCTCTGTCGAGGAGACATCTGCTTTGTTTATTAGCTTGATAGAGTAAGTTACATCTTTAAGGAGGTACAATGTGGtctaatttataattatttgggAACAGGCTGATTGAAAGAAATAGTAAAGTCAGTTAGTTAAACCATATAAATTTTTTGACCTATTATATGCTTgcaaaatttctaaattttcgTTAGAGTAATGTTATTACATATAACCTCAGAAAGGGGAAATTCCCTGTTCACAAACAAGGGGGGGTTAGTGGTCGATGCTCATTGGAATCTCACATGTGCTCCAAAAATGAGCAACAGCACTATTCCATGCTTCATCtcttatatgtaatttatcCATTAAAAAAGTGCTAATATACCTCAAAGCAGGAAATGAAACATTAAGCTCAAAGGTGTCTTACTAGGCATGCAACTCTAATTGAACGATGACACCATTCAGTTGCCAGGCAGTGAGGCATGCATCAAtaacaaaatgcataatcaCTGGTTCTTTTTTACTTCACTAAATGCCAGAAAGCAGAATATCTGATGTTGCCTTAGAAAGTCATATTAAAGTAGTTGGTTGTAATTTGTCAGCCCTTATGCTATGAAAGAGAAGTTGAGCGACTTGACTTGCCAGTGGCCtcttaaaaatagtattttcttgAGAGAATTCCTAAAAGGGATTCTAGAACTTCTGGAATTAGCTTTGTGTGTAATTGAATTTCCGAAGGAAATCTAGaactttaattatttagatttgggtaacaaatatcaaataaatgCTCATGTTCACTTGGATGAATTGGAAAACTGCATCCCTACTTGAATCCAAAAGATTGGCTCCCCTATAAAGTATTATTCTAagctttttttctttattctttgcCTTCTTTCTGTTTGGTTATGTTAGTTGATATTTTGAATTCCTTAAgcattttgattttgaaatatgTAGTAAATGCTACAATTTACGTCTTTTGACCAAAACCATTATTAGTTTGCTCTTGCTCCACATTCACAGATTTCCTCTGCAGCATTCTCCTAGGATATACCATATGTTCACTTTGACAGCAGAGATCTACCATAGATATCTGTGTTTGACTGCCGTAGTTTTCCGGTTCCCCCAATTTCTGTATGAGTTTCACAATTTACTGGTTCCAGTCTTCCAAATATTAATTGAGCTTCTATCTTTCACTTGTATGACAGTGCTTTTTTTGTTTGTCTGGttacaattatattataatgaCATTCATGTGGCCTAAATCACATCATTGAATGACTCTATTTTGTTAATGTATATTCTTTTCATGTTTCCTCCATCTAGTACCTTGAAGTCAGGGAAAAACAATATGACCAGAAGGCTTATGTAGATCTTTTCACTGTAAGTCATACTGAGTTAACGTTTAACCAAAAGAAAGTGCTTGTTGATTTATCATTCTTTGCTCTGTGCTAATTGATTCATTAACAAATCAACTTACATCCAGGAGCCTGCAGCATCAGCACCAGCTGTTTCTGGTGTATTAGTGTAAGTTACAAAATTGACACACTACATAATTTCTACTCagttttttcttgattcatCATGCAAAACTACTGTTTGACTATTCAGATACATAGGTTCTCCAGACAAGAAGCTTAACGAGAACTACCTGGGACCTGCATCAGTTGAAGAAATTGCTAGGTGTGTGTCATATTTCaatgctttttaaaaaaaaatcgcaCTACAATCTATATTGACAAGCCCATGTCAGAATTTCTGTTAGAAATAGGAAATACATTATAGTGACCAATgatcttgactttgatcctaggTAAACAAAGCTGAGATTCTCAGAATTCCACATTGATAAAGTGCTGTGTTGTAGCCTTTCTTATATGATTTTTGGAAACTCCTTACGGCATGGGCTAGGCTTTTGGATTATGCCCAggattttttatatgattttggaAAATCCTTATGGCATGAGCTAGCCTTTTGGATTAAGCTCAAGATCCATTTTCTTAACATGGTATCATAGCCACTCTATGTACAACCTTAAGTGATGGTTGGACAGCTCGTAGCGAGGATGT
Coding sequences within:
- the LOC125843627 gene encoding gamma-glutamylcyclotransferase 2-3, producing the protein MVMWVFGYGSLIWKPGFNYDDRLFGFIKGYRRVFYQGSTDHRGTPEFPGRTVTLEPAEGEICWGMAYKITKEEDQEVALTYLEVREKQYDQKAYVDLFTEPAASAPAVSGVLVYIGSPDKKLNENYLGPASVEEIASQIAHAEGPSGPNRDYLFQLEKALGLLGCEDKHVIDIAKVVRRILSEDEVTIS